CCGCCCCAAATGATGGCGCGTCCAAGCCCCATCAGACGTCAGCACTCAGCACCTCCCAGTCAGGTCACTAAAGTGGTCCGGTACCTTGCTATGGGAAGTTGACTTGACCCATCAGCTACCCTTCTCCCGTCCTCGTCTGCTTTTTCCCCTTAGGCATCCTTCACCATCCTATTCGACATCAATTCGGCCTACATTGCTGAAGATTCCAACGAGATACGGTGTCCTGCATTTGCTTATATTGGATACGATGACGCGGACGGTGGTTTACAGTGCTGCGCTGGTGGCGTTTGCATCAGGTACGTTGGTTCGTTTGGTTTGCCCCCATAGCAAGCGAACTGCGGAGCTTCCATTCGCAGCAAGCAACCAGCACGTCATAGTCGCCCAAAACAGCGTCCGCAAAGTATGCTTTCAAGCACTTTGGTGATACTACACCACATTCAATACCAACACATATTATATACCATAGCCAATATGCATATCTATTCTTCATTTCTCAATTCAGCGTAAGTATATCGCAACTAACTACGTCGCGACCAAACACAACAATGCAGCGACCGCGATGACGCTGGCGTCCATCGCCCTGCCCAACTGGATCAGCTACAACATAACCTCGATCAAGGGGCACTCGATAACGCGCAACATCGGTCTGCACAAGACGTGCTCGTCAGGAATCGACCCGTTTTCGGACTCGCCGACCTGCCGACCGTTCCCGATCGAGCGCGAGGACTGCGCCGGGGACGAGCGTGGCTTCTGCAGCATATGGCGCACCACGGGATTCCTTATGTCGCTCGCCATCGTCGTCGAGCTCGCGACCCTGGTCGGGTTCCTGGTCATCATGGCCGGTGGCAAGATGAAGCGGGTGACGGGCTGGAAGATACTGAGCTGCCTCTTGGTTAGCATCGCCACGCTGTTGCTCATGTCCATGGGCACGGTTGTGCGTATATCCCGTTTTCGGTGCTTGGTTTTACACCTTGCATGTAGCACAGAGAATACTAACGATTGCGACAGGCTTACATCTTTGACAACGACGACAAGTTTTCGGTGCCGGGGTGGAGTCTGGACAAGTCGTGGATTATGACGACTGTTAGCGCTgccttttgtcttttgtgTGCGGTGGTCTTCCCAGTCTCGGCTCACTTTCTGCCAGCAGAAGGTGACTATGAGTTTCTACGAGACCCTGTGCACGCTTAGACTGAGAGCTGCCGATCTTGAGACGTATTGGCCGTTGCTCCATGGTGCGAGCTGGAGCGAGTGGCGGTTTAGGCACACTTATGCACATATTAGCACTTCCGGTACCAAGTGGATTTTAGAGGAACAACAGTACGTAGAATGTAATGGGCGGCGCCTAGGGAGATGATTTGTTATACGGGCTGATGGAAGCCATTTACGACTGGCGCATATAAGAACGTAAGGGTTACTATTACAAGATAATACACATATATCCCTGAATACCCATACTACGGAAATAGGCCCTGGCGATTGTATCGTCGAGCTCAGAGCCACTTGATATTCGTAGTTATTAACAGTAAATGAATTGGCTATTCTGAAACAACCTGAGAAGGTATCCAGTAATAGGCGTGTGTATCGTTGAGAAATGACTTTTCGCACCTAATTCGTGACTGGTCTATTTGTAGAGTTGACTATATTTTTTGCGTGGACTTTGCCCAACCCATGCCTATTATGGCCGTAATAGTAGCAATATTTAGCGTTATCTGGTTTAATGTCAACCAGAGTAACCCACTCCCTTGATTCACTTACGGCCAGCTCGTAAACTCCACATCCTAAATGCCCATTTCCACTGCCATCGGCTGAATGGAAAAAGCGCCGGCGTCAAGCCAAGCCgtttctagaactagaagccGTCCAAAACCCCACTCTACAGTTGCCAACGTATACAATCTATCTGCTGCGCGCAAGTCACGGAGAAACAAACTGAGCTTCTGGCCGATTAACAAATAAATTAAATTCCCCCCTTAAAAAACACGAATTATAATTGATATAGACTCACCTACACACTTACTTCACCATGAGCAGCTCAACCCCAGCCCCGGGCCTATCCCCCACACAACTCGACTTCTTCCACCAAAATGGCTACTTGATCGTCCCAGACGCCCTGCCGCCGTCGACAGTATCGTCGCTTCTGGCCGAGACGTCGCGGCTGCTCGAGTCCCTAGACCTGTCGACGCACCCGATGACCAAGTTCCGCACGGGCGGAGAGGACGGCAAGGACCACGTCGGAGATGACTACTTCCTGGGCTCGGGTGACAAGATCCGCTTCTTCTTTGAGGAGGACGCCGTCGACGACGCCGGTAACCTGACCAAGGACAAGTCCCGCGCCGTCAACAAGATCGGCCACTACCTGCACGCCCTCAGCCCGCCCTTTGCCAAACTGCTCGGTAACGACGGGGCCGTCGCCAAGGCCAGCCCCGCCGCCGTGGCTCGGGACCTGGGCTTCCGCGATCCGCGCTGCCTGCAGAGCATGGTCATCTGCAAGCAGCCCGAGATCGGCGGCGCCGTCCCGCCGCACCAGGACAGCACCTTCCTGTACACCAACCCGCCGTCGGCCGTCGGCTTCTGGTACGCCCTCGAGGACGCCACGCTCGAGAACGGCTGCCTGAGCTTTCTGCCTGGCTCGCACCGCTGGGCGCCCGTCGAGAGGCGCCTCGTGCGGTCCGCCGGCGACGCCGCCGGCACCGAGATGGCCGACAACGACGGACCCAAGTTCCCGGTCGGAGAGCAGTACGGCGAGGACAAGAAGCCTGCTGGTGCCGATGCTGATGCGTACGTTCCGGGAGAGGTCAAGGCCGGCTCGCTGGTCCTGATCCACGGCAACCTGCTGCACAAGAGCGAGAAGAACCTGAGTAACAAGGGCAGGATAATCTACACTTTTCATGTGATCGAGGGACAGGATGCCATCTACGACGAGAGGAACTGGCTTCAGCCGCCGGCGGAGGGCTTCACCGAGTTGTACAGGTAATTGTTTAATCCTTGCGGATGATTTGCGAAACTGCAAGGAAGCTAGCTAGTTGTGCATAATGTAAGCTGACCGCATCTGATGGCATTAAAGTGAAGACATTACAGGGACCAACTAACAGATAATGTTGTAAATGTCATCGAAGCCTGGTACGAGACTCGGCTTCGGTTACCTTTTACTTGTAAAGATCGTCAACTTGTAGCCCTCCGCAACGGCAAATCAGCAAAAGCCGGTTCTGTGTTCATCCAATAGTGCAATTGACGACTTAGATATATTGCTTTGTTATCGCGAGGCTAGTAGTGCCTACTATCTGGTATTTCAATCTctctttgccctttttttcttttcatccGTCCCCCCAACACACGATTTATAATTGCTGGCCGCTCGTCCGAGGAAAACAACCAAAAACTTCGTAGGAAAAGATAAAGAAATGAACAAGAGTACAAAATATGACTTCCAATTTTCGCTGGCCTGAAAATTGCAGTACCCTCCGCATCAACGTCCCACCACCAAATCTGAACTTCTGCGGTATCGAGTAGGCTGCTAACGAATGGGCGCTGTGCTTATGGAAGGAAGCCAAAATTAAGGCAACGAATATCGGCAGTTCGATCAATGATGAAGAAAATATGCAGTATTGTATCAGAAACATTGATACCCCTCGACATGCCAGACAaagggcaagaaaaaaaacagaagatCGTCGCGATGAGAAACGCATCGTTCAAAAGCTTGGTGCTGCCTATGGATAGCAAGCCTCATATAAGAGAAGATGATAGGAGAAAAGCAATGACCAATCCTGTTTGCAAAGAGCAAAACAAGAACGCATCATTTCATTATGGGTCAATCGGTTACCCGATGAGACACCAGCTCTTGATGTCGACAGCAACCCTTTAAGAGTGGCCAAGAGGCTTCAGGTCCACACAAATCGCCAAGCCACCATCGCCATATATACCGGCTAGATGGAGACATCCACCCGGCAGCCAGTTTGCCTCTCAGTCGTCCTCTAGCCGCGGGCATATGGATGGAAGCCTCTGCTCATGCCCCGACCACCACCGCGGTAGTTTGAGCCTGGCTTGCCAGCATTCTTGGGTCCAGTAGGGGCATTCGGAGGAGGTGCATTGGCGGGGTCATTATTGTTGTTATTGTTGTTATTGAAGTGGTTGTGGTGCCCGCCCCGTTGTCTGAAGCCGCCACGGCCACCCTGGTTGAAGTTGTTTGCCTGAGGCACATCGTCGTACATGCCCTCATAGGACGGCTGGTTGTTGTACCCGCCTTGTTGCATCTGCTGCTgtgggtgctgctgctgaggacCTCCGAAGCCACcgcgttgctgctgttgctgcataTGTCTCTGCTGTTGGTGCTGGTTGTTGTACTTCTGCTCCTCGAACGACTGCTGGTCGTACGCGTTGAACGGTGCACGGTTCCCATCCCCTTCGCCGTCTTGCTCGCCAGACTGGTCGCCTCCGGGACCACCGCCAGGCATGCCGCCGGGTCCTCCACCCTGCTGGCCCATCATCTGCTGCATCTGCTGCATCATCTGGGGGTTCATAGCTGCCATGGCAGCCATAGGGTTCTGCCCATTCGGGCCGCCGCGGCCCATCATCTGCTGCATCTGCATCATCTGCATCATCTGAGGGTTCATCTGGAATCCCATGTTGCGCTGTTGCTGCATCGCCATCTGCTGCTGCATCATCTGGAAGTACTGCTGCATGCGCTGCCAGTAGTTGGCCATCATCTGCGGCGTCATGCCCCCGGCGGCCGGGTTCCCAGCACCGCTGGCGTCGGCCTGGCCTTCGCCTTGCTTCCTAAACTTGTTGCCAGGTCCACCGTTCCGCCTGTtggcctcttcctcctcgcgAAGGTTGCCACGGGGCTGAGCCTTCTTGACTTCAATCAGCTTTCCGTGAATCTCAAGGTCCCGCGCCAAACACGCTTCGACACCGGCTTCCGACTCAAAAGTAACAAAACCAAAGCCACGCGGTCGCCCGGTGTCCTTGTCCATCATCAATGTCGCGTCAACTACACGGCCGAATTGGGCGAAGAAGTCCTTGAACTCTTGGTCCGTAGTCTCCTGGCTGACGCCTCCGACAAAGATCTTGCTGGTCTTCTCCTGTTCATCTCGCGGGATGGCACGCTTCGGGTCGATCTGCAAAAGTGAGGGAGATGTCAGTAGGAAAAGCCACATCTTTGGGGATCGCGACAGTTGATGTCACTGAGTGATTGGCTACTCACAATCTTGCCATCCAGATAATGCTCTTTAACCATAACAATATTGACCGTCTTGGGATCTTTGAATGTTAAGAAGCCGAAACCTCTTGACCTGCCAGTGGTACCATCACGCATGACGGTGCACTCAATGACTTCGCCAAATTGAGAGAAGTAATCCCGAAGTGATTCTACCCAGAAAAGAGTTAGTCAATTGCACGCATTTCTGCCAAAGTAGTCTTTATTATGCTCCCGAAATCATGATGGCTTGTAGTGAAAGAAAATTCTTACCATCTGTCGTCTCCCAATTGAGACCTCCTATAAACATTTTGCTATACATACGATGTAATTGTCAGCCTCAATCTCAGTATCCGCCAAGTTCAATTCAACTGAGTGCAAGCCAATCATCGTGCCCTGTAGGCCATCGACTGTCACGTAGTCTCCCTTAAGATGCCTTTGTCTGCGCCAAGCTAGTGGAGTCACTACTAGCACATCAGGTCCCTGGCTTTGTTCAAGTTCTCAGGGCTCCTCGGATAATGGCTTAAACTCTTTTTGATAAAGGTAAGGTCTCTGTCAATTGTGACAGCAATACTCAAGGGAATCTGAGTATCAATGCCCCTATGAATTGAGCGACAAGTGGAGTAGTGTGCAGCCCATGATTTTTGACCCCAAGTCAACTGCCGTCCGATGTCCATGAAGTTCTTGAAAATACGTGACTCGTTTGCCGGTTGTCTTTTGGGTGGGCTCTAATCGCAGCTAGTTGATGAGGTTGTCGTACCAGGGAAATTGCCTCAAGCTTCAGGCTTGAGGTTCAGCAGCCGAGGGGATTTGGGCCTGTGTTTCGCCGTATGCACCGCCACCAAGACTTCTCACAGCTCGGAGACGAGAGACGAGCAACCAGGATGCTCCCAGGCAGGAGTTTGTCGAATactcttctctttttctttcaagCAAACTTTGCTTTGTCTGCTTGGTTCTGCTTGCTCTTTCTGTCTGGCTCTGCTACCATGAAGCTAGGACGCTAGGTACTGTGTCTTCGAGCGCTATCCGCTGCCAATCTTGCTACGGCAATCTGAGGCACCATTTGTGTACCTGAACTCAACAAGGCTGGTGGCTATAGGACGTAGAGTCTGCTCCTGGTTTGACCATCGCCCCGAAGTAACCTGGGCTGGCTCTGCCTTTTCTGAACAGTGATGATTGGCGACAGGCAGACCTCCACCCAATCCTCCGAATTCTGAAACCGTGGCGGCTTCATGGCACATCTCGGCTTGTTCTGTCGCTCCACTATCCTCTGCAATAGTGATCCATGGACCTCTCAGGACCGGCGTAACTGTTCAATCCAGTCCAACTGGGCAAGAAATCTGGCGACCAGCGATGATCCAAGCCTGTCTCAAGTCACCCAAGCCTCAAGACCATGTGTAGCGAACCCCCAGGGCATCCATTGGTGAAATGGAATTCCGCACGTATCCTCCATCTCCCAGGTATCTGACCAGGACATTCCTCCACGGCCTGACGGTGGGCGTGTCCCTAGATGTATGAGGTGACCGAGGGAAGAGAAGATTCTTTGGCACAAACGGGGGAGAGATCGCAGGGTCACGATGAGCACTAAAGCAAGGCATAAAGTATCACAAACTAGCGAAAATATCACTTACCCATCTTCCTTCGAGTTTGGACCCCGTCCCGCCGCAGGTTGGGGAGGGaccgcggctgctgcatgtgTTTGTAGAGGACGTTCTGAATTGCTGTTGTTCGGAGCTGAGGAGGTCCCGTTTCCCAAATTGAAGTCTACGTCGtcctcctcttcttcatcttcgtCATAGCCCATGTTGGAGTCGTCATGTCCACTTTGATCAATGGGCGGAGGTTGCTCCTCGCGCGTTTCGACTGGAGCAGGAGTAGGGTTTGTCGGGGCTGCAGCCTTCTCAGGGACCTTTGCGGGCTCAGTCGGCGCGTCATCGGCGTAGCTATCAGGCGAAAGGTTTCGCAAAATGTCAACAACACAGGCACATTGATGGAAAAAGGgtcgacctcatcaatccCAGTGGAACTTACAGATCAGCGAAGAGATCGTCTTCGAAAGCCTCAGGTTCCGTCATCCTTACGATGAACCGGAGTGGTAGGCGTGAATATggaaggagagaaaaaatagATCAGCTGCGTATGGATGAATAACTAAAGAAAGTGAGTCTCTAGTATGAACCCAGTACTCAATAGAATGAAAGAAATTGCGATCCCATCAATAAGTACAGGAAGAAGAAATGGGTAGAATCCCCAATGAGTCCGTGTTGGGGAGGTAAGAATGACCCTGTGAAGGTTTCACTGTCACTGTCTTGATGGGTTATTCTCTGGCGGATGGAACCACCTCTACCAGCCTGAGAAATGGCGATGGTAGACGTGACAAGCTGAGTGGAGCAAGGCAGGGATCAGACAGAATCCATGGCAGACAGCGAGCCAGAATTCTGTACAAGAAAATATGACTAAGCAACCATATGCGTACTACGTAGTACCTAGAAAGTCCACCAAAGCTATGGTGCTCACCTTAGCTCCTcaaggtaccttacccaccCGCAGGTAGGTGCACCTTAGTCCAAAGTTTTAGTGGCAGATAAGATCCCTTGGTCTCCAGATAGCACGGACCATGTGAAATTTGACTGTCAAGCATCGCGATTCTGCACTTGAATTTCGACATGCCTCTCATGAATTCGGGTGTGACGTCTTGGCTGCTGTATTCTCACCAGAAGGGTTATTGCTTGGCCTGTCAAGTCTCCTGGAGCTGTAAAGCATTAATGTCTCCGACTTGCCCTGAACTTTACCATCAGGGTAGCGAGCATACGCCGGCCAGCACAATGTTGGCGCTCCGGGCGCAAACCCTCATCTGCTAGTTTCTCTTCCTGACGATGCCACTGAGCGTTCTGAGGCATTATCTTCGTCGCTCAACACCAAGCTTCGTTGCGGTTCTTTCGCTCTATCGTCCGGCACATTTCAGTCAACAACTTCTCTTGACCACAAGCTCGAACGGGGCGGCTGCACAGACAGCAAACTTCACACAATGCCATTATTTCAACGGCAGGCCAGCCTTGGCCCTGAAACCGGAGCATTCTGTTACTGCCGACCTAGACGATCTCGACGGAGGTGACAAAGCGTCCTCGAGCTTTCATGACTACTCCCCAGAGGATGAAGTACAAATCAGAGCACCATCCGCACAGTCGTCAGATTCCGCAACTATATCAGGCTACGGGAAATGGGAAAGCCTTTCGAAGAACCACAAACGGCTCAGAGAAGAATCGACACCCCCTTTGCCCGAGACCGACAGAGGACGGCTGATAGATAGCCCGGAAGGAGAGGTGGACTTGGCTTTATGGGCGTGCCTCTTAAATTTCTGCCAGAGAACTGGCTTTCTTGACGGAGCGGCTTATTTGCTGAGCGAACTATTTCGACGCCGAAAGCTTTACCAGACGGACCACCCCTTGGCCGGGAATTTCTGGCAAACTGTAGTGGACCTCTCGATCCATGACGACACGCTACTCGAGCAGCTTCTAGGGCATGCCTTGTGGATGCAGGACAAGCGAGACACCCGGTGGCCTCAGCTATATGGCTCCATAATGAATTCTTTGCTGACCAGTCATCAAATCAACCGCGCGTTTCGTTGGCATCTTCTGTTGAGTTCCTTTTCAGCTCCCACCGAGACTGAACTTATCGAAGTTCTTAAAACGGCAGTTCTGGATGAGGACCAAGACGTCAAAAACCTGCTGCAAAGTATCTACATAACAAGTACGCATCGGGGACTGTATGACATCTTGGTACCGTTCTTTTGGGAGCAGGGACTTTGCGGCCTTGCGCTCAGATGGAGAAATACCTTCATTAGACACAACGATCGCCCCCGTTCTCGAGCCTCGCGACCATTTATTAGGTACTTTGCAGCCTACTTTCCACAGAAGCATTTAGTAAAGCAAGAAGTCAGAGCAGCCGGCCTTGATACCGAGTTTCCTGAACATGAAGGACCTGCAGAGGATGTGGGCGACGACGTCAATGCGCTCTTGACCTTTCTCGGTGGTAGGCCTCTTGGATCGGACGAAACATACAATGACACTCTTGGGGCAAGGTGGTTTGCTAGCTCATGGATATCTCTTGAGACTGCGATACAGTTTGTTCACGCGTTGGGTGTCTCGAGAATTGGACCCCTATCACTTCAGTCGATCGCACTGCGTGAAAAGTCGACGGCAGATCTAGTACATCGACTCAAGCAACTCGACAGCTGCGGAATACGGATCGGTGCTTCCAGATATGCGCGGGCCATTAGGTACATGGCAACATCCGGGGACTGGAACACGCTCCAAGACCTGCTAGGCTCAGACATACACCCAGACGTTTTTGATGATGACGTCGCCCAGGAAAAGATCCGAAAGGAGTGCCAGCTCGCCAGTGATTGGAAAACTTACCGGATGCTTACTGCCGTTAGGGTTGCGGAGACACTTGACGGAGTGACCATCGGGTACAACAATTACCTTTCATCTGCAGACCTCCTCTCGAAGCGGCTTGCAACAAAGATTTTAAGCCTAATGCAGGCTAGTGACATCCCTATCTACGCCTCAACAAGCGCTCGCATGTCGCAGTACATGCTGGATCACATGCCACCCAGAAACAATCACCTAGATCCAAATTCCGACTACTTTCTTGAGCTCAGCCGTCTGATGCTGGCTACTCCATATCCCCCTCCAGCCA
The Pyricularia oryzae 70-15 chromosome 1, whole genome shotgun sequence DNA segment above includes these coding regions:
- a CDS encoding phytanoyl-CoA dioxygenase; translation: MSSSTPAPGLSPTQLDFFHQNGYLIVPDALPPSTVSSLLAETSRLLESLDLSTHPMTKFRTGGEDGKDHVGDDYFLGSGDKIRFFFEEDAVDDAGNLTKDKSRAVNKIGHYLHALSPPFAKLLGNDGAVAKASPAAVARDLGFRDPRCLQSMVICKQPEIGGAVPPHQDSTFLYTNPPSAVGFWYALEDATLENGCLSFLPGSHRWAPVERRLVRSAGDAAGTEMADNDGPKFPVGEQYGEDKKPAGADADAYVPGEVKAGSLVLIHGNLLHKSEKNLSNKGRIIYTFHVIEGQDAIYDERNWLQPPAEGFTELYSEDITGTN